In the genome of Blastocatellia bacterium, one region contains:
- a CDS encoding amidohydrolase family protein, translated as MLDLLIKGGKVIDGSGKEPFTADIGVKDGKIVSVGKITDTATEIVNADGAIITPGFVDIHTHYDGQVSWDETFSPSIYHGVTTLVMGNCGVGFAPVQKGAEDRLISLMEGVEDIPGSALAEGIKWGWTSFAEYMQTIEAIPHSIDFLTQVPHDALRVFVMGERAENQESATEKDVEQMKQLLHEALLAGAAGFSTGRTDLHRTADGKATPASEATLQELIGLGQAFQGINHGVVQFVSDYNSPITDGSFNTEIDLLKQTAKAAHKPLSVSWTQHSQHPNQWKDVAAYAEKVNAEGMTMRLQSGVRAIGVITGLDTTLHPFIGFPSYIEVAHLPLAERAARLRQPEIKQRILSEKSNKLAGDGSPVPPIVDIIIDTIDTISARMFPLTDELDYEPGIEKSFAAMAKIKGIRPMEALYDYLCQGNGDNLVYFPFHNYHSGSLDTVYEMLNHPLALVSLSDGGAHVGTICDASFPTSMMTFWTRDRQRGPKIPLIQAVEMLSSRNARYFGLSDRGLLKEGLKADINVIDYENLKLKRPNLVRDLPAGGKRFVQHADGYIATFVSGVAVTKEGLVTSARPGKLVRAK; from the coding sequence ATGCTTGATTTATTAATTAAAGGCGGCAAAGTCATTGATGGTTCAGGAAAAGAACCCTTTACTGCTGATATTGGTGTTAAAGATGGAAAGATTGTTTCTGTTGGAAAAATAACTGATACAGCAACAGAAATAGTTAATGCTGATGGAGCAATAATTACACCTGGTTTTGTTGATATTCATACACATTATGATGGGCAAGTTTCTTGGGATGAAACATTTAGCCCAAGTATTTATCACGGTGTTACTACTTTAGTAATGGGTAATTGTGGTGTAGGATTTGCGCCTGTTCAAAAGGGTGCAGAAGACCGCCTTATTTCTTTAATGGAAGGTGTAGAAGATATTCCAGGTTCAGCCTTAGCTGAAGGGATCAAATGGGGTTGGACAAGTTTTGCTGAATATATGCAAACCATAGAAGCAATTCCACATTCAATTGATTTTTTAACACAAGTTCCACATGACGCTTTAAGAGTTTTTGTTATGGGTGAGCGAGCAGAAAATCAAGAATCAGCTACAGAAAAAGACGTTGAGCAAATGAAACAACTTCTTCATGAAGCTTTATTGGCTGGAGCAGCGGGTTTTTCTACAGGACGCACAGACCTGCACCGAACAGCAGACGGAAAAGCTACCCCAGCATCAGAAGCTACACTTCAAGAACTTATTGGACTAGGGCAAGCTTTCCAAGGAATAAATCATGGTGTGGTGCAATTTGTCTCTGACTATAATTCTCCAATTACAGATGGAAGTTTTAATACAGAAATAGACCTACTTAAACAAACAGCTAAAGCAGCACATAAACCTCTTTCGGTTTCTTGGACACAACATAGCCAACATCCTAATCAATGGAAAGACGTTGCTGCTTATGCAGAAAAAGTTAATGCTGAAGGCATGACAATGCGCCTTCAATCTGGAGTTCGTGCCATTGGCGTTATTACTGGACTTGATACAACACTTCATCCTTTTATAGGTTTTCCAAGTTATATAGAGGTGGCCCATTTACCTTTAGCTGAACGTGCGGCACGACTTCGCCAGCCAGAAATTAAACAACGCATTTTGTCAGAAAAATCTAATAAACTTGCTGGTGATGGCAGTCCTGTCCCACCAATTGTAGATATAATAATTGATACAATTGACACTATTTCTGCTCGGATGTTTCCATTAACAGATGAACTTGATTATGAACCTGGAATAGAAAAATCTTTTGCTGCAATGGCAAAAATAAAAGGTATCCGTCCTATGGAAGCCCTTTATGATTATCTATGCCAAGGTAATGGAGATAACTTAGTTTATTTTCCTTTCCATAATTATCATAGTGGCTCGCTAGATACAGTTTATGAAATGCTAAATCATCCATTAGCACTAGTTAGTTTAAGCGATGGTGGCGCACATGTTGGAACAATTTGTGATGCTAGTTTCCCTACTTCAATGATGACTTTTTGGACTAGAGATCGTCAACGTGGCCCCAAAATACCTTTAATTCAAGCTGTAGAAATGCTTTCCTCCCGAAATGCTCGTTATTTTGGCTTGTCTGACCGAGGCTTATTAAAAGAAGGTCTTAAAGCAGATATCAATGTTATTGATTATGAAAACTTAAAGCTAAAACGTCCAAATTTAGTGCGTGATTTACCTGCTGGCGGCAAACGCTTTGTTCAACATGCTGATGGATATATCGCTACTTTTGTATCTGGTGTTGCAGTAACTAAAGAAGGTCTAGTCACATCTGCAAGACCTGGTAAATTAGTTAGAGCTAAATAA
- a CDS encoding SBBP repeat-containing protein has translation MQSRYLFYLSSVCLTILFVITYLFLYPNINNLLPSKIDNKKSFNNVQPSLLQNYSKLPLSFEVNFGQTDSQVKFFSRGKGYNLLLTEKETLLTLKNDKQKIPTTVKMQFVGSNPKPKLEAIGERAGKINYFIGNDKKNWHTNLSEYNKVKYESIYPGIDAIYYGNQQQLEYDLVVSPGASPKEITIQLDVDSPNTALSIDTDGNLIIPTSSGNLYKHKPIIYQEIDGTKEFIAGSYQLKGNNIFGFEVADYDLTKPLVIDPVFIYSTYFGGTDRDRGFGITVDKDNNVYLTGETLSISFPLKNPFQNKGGGTSIDIFITKLNSTATEILYSTYVVGNDIDSGFAIAVDPQGNAYVTGETYSTNFPVVNAVQSTGGGGVNIDAFVVKLNPTGNELLYSTYLGGTLVERAFSIKLNAAGNVYIAGETTSLDLPVKNAFQTQKSASFDAFVARLSVDGSSLDFCTYLGGNDLDKCHDMTLDSDSNVYMVGETVSSNFPTKNAGQAEGGGINNIDIFITKLNPTGSIIFSTYLGPLDLDRAFGIAVDSQKNIYITGMTNSVNFPTVNPAQTTKGGAIDAYVMKLDPTAKTILYCTYIGGSKDEVGFSVAVDQNNNIYVYGETMSLTDFPMQRPLQNSSTGGFFDAFLAKYDSNGALVFSTYLGGNNPDRAGQMVIDSLGDVYLIGHTPSLDFPVANALQPDKGGDDDIFLVKVSDPAITCPQVSFLPSSLTDALVNTFYNQTISIANNTTTYTFSITSGKLPTGLTFNTNGLLFGTPTETGTFNLVVTAIDPNGCVSNQLFNLVVRQVSGDFTLNVNPTLQSIVAGSSTSFNVEVQASSNFSQPITIAATSNNSTISISPVSVTINPGNRITFTVNTSNNTPLSQYPITFTGTVGSLVRSQMAILEVTSNAPDFTLSLTPSTTTLMAGASADFTARVLPIRGFAEPVMLQTSISPSTNDLTISPQTAVASPNSNTTFNLKASNIASGNFTLTITATSGQIVRTATTNFNVLLPDFQISFNPSQINITRGQSGQFNVNITRSGGFTGNVTVNPDATLLKALKIKVMQPSQTTSAASVSFNFKVKNKAPLGRQQLSFTGRDELGNVRTGILTLVIQ, from the coding sequence ATGCAATCGCGCTATTTATTTTACTTATCATCAGTGTGTTTAACTATTTTATTTGTAATTACTTACCTATTTCTTTATCCTAATATAAATAACCTTTTACCAAGCAAAATTGATAATAAAAAATCCTTTAACAATGTTCAACCATCATTATTGCAAAACTACTCTAAACTGCCTTTAAGCTTTGAAGTAAATTTTGGACAAACAGATTCTCAAGTAAAATTTTTTTCCCGTGGAAAAGGCTATAACCTACTTCTTACAGAAAAAGAAACTTTATTAACTCTAAAAAATGATAAACAAAAAATTCCTACAACGGTAAAAATGCAGTTTGTTGGCAGTAATCCCAAACCTAAACTTGAGGCAATAGGCGAGCGTGCTGGAAAAATAAACTATTTTATAGGTAATGACAAAAAAAATTGGCATACTAATTTATCAGAATATAATAAGGTAAAATACGAGTCCATTTATCCTGGTATTGATGCAATTTATTATGGAAACCAACAACAACTAGAATATGACTTAGTAGTTAGCCCTGGTGCTAGTCCCAAAGAAATTACAATTCAACTTGATGTTGATAGCCCTAACACTGCTTTAAGTATTGACACGGATGGCAATTTAATTATTCCAACTAGTTCAGGAAATCTTTATAAACATAAACCTATTATTTATCAAGAAATTGACGGGACTAAAGAATTTATTGCAGGTAGTTATCAGCTAAAAGGAAATAATATTTTTGGTTTTGAAGTTGCCGATTATGACTTAACTAAACCACTAGTAATTGACCCTGTGTTTATTTACTCTACTTACTTTGGTGGTACAGATAGAGATCGGGGTTTTGGTATTACAGTTGACAAAGACAACAATGTCTATCTTACAGGTGAAACACTTTCAATAAGTTTTCCTCTTAAAAATCCTTTTCAAAATAAAGGTGGTGGCACATCAATAGATATATTTATCACTAAATTAAATTCTACAGCTACAGAAATTTTATACTCTACTTATGTAGTAGGTAATGATATTGATAGTGGTTTTGCTATTGCAGTTGACCCACAAGGAAACGCTTATGTAACTGGGGAAACCTATTCAACTAATTTTCCTGTTGTTAATGCTGTTCAATCTACAGGCGGTGGTGGAGTTAATATAGACGCATTTGTTGTTAAACTAAATCCTACAGGTAACGAGTTACTATATTCTACTTATTTGGGAGGAACTTTAGTAGAGCGTGCATTTAGCATTAAACTAAATGCTGCTGGTAATGTATATATCGCTGGGGAAACTACTTCTCTTGATCTACCTGTTAAAAATGCTTTTCAAACTCAAAAGTCAGCTTCTTTTGATGCTTTTGTTGCTCGTTTAAGTGTTGATGGAAGTAGCTTAGATTTTTGTACTTACTTAGGTGGTAACGATCTAGATAAATGTCATGATATGACACTTGATTCTGACAGTAATGTTTATATGGTTGGTGAAACTGTTTCATCAAATTTCCCAACAAAAAATGCTGGTCAAGCTGAAGGTGGTGGAATTAATAATATCGATATTTTTATTACTAAACTAAATCCAACAGGCTCAATAATTTTCTCTACTTATTTGGGCCCATTAGACCTAGATCGTGCCTTTGGTATTGCTGTAGATTCACAAAAAAATATTTACATTACAGGCATGACTAATTCTGTTAATTTTCCAACAGTTAACCCTGCCCAAACAACTAAAGGCGGGGCTATAGATGCTTATGTAATGAAGCTAGATCCAACAGCTAAAACCATTCTTTACTGCACTTATATTGGTGGCAGTAAAGACGAGGTAGGCTTTAGTGTTGCTGTTGACCAAAACAATAATATTTATGTTTATGGCGAAACCATGTCTTTAACAGATTTTCCTATGCAACGTCCTTTACAAAACAGTAGCACAGGAGGATTTTTTGATGCTTTTTTAGCCAAATACGATAGTAATGGTGCTTTAGTCTTTTCTACATATTTAGGTGGTAATAATCCAGATCGCGCTGGTCAAATGGTTATAGATTCTCTAGGGGATGTCTACTTAATAGGCCATACTCCTTCACTAGATTTTCCTGTAGCAAATGCTTTACAACCAGATAAGGGCGGAGATGATGATATTTTTTTAGTAAAAGTTAGTGATCCAGCTATTACTTGTCCACAAGTTTCTTTTCTTCCTAGTAGCTTAACTGACGCATTGGTTAACACTTTTTATAACCAAACCATTAGTATTGCCAACAATACAACAACTTATACATTTTCTATTACTTCTGGCAAATTACCAACTGGATTGACGTTTAACACAAATGGACTACTTTTTGGTACACCAACAGAAACAGGTACTTTTAACCTAGTAGTTACTGCTATTGATCCTAATGGTTGTGTTAGTAATCAATTATTTAACTTAGTAGTTAGACAAGTTTCTGGTGATTTTACACTTAATGTTAATCCTACTTTGCAAAGCATTGTTGCTGGTAGTAGTACAAGTTTTAATGTTGAAGTTCAAGCATCCAGTAATTTCTCACAACCTATTACAATTGCGGCTACAAGTAATAATTCTACAATTTCCATTAGCCCTGTATCTGTAACAATTAACCCTGGCAATCGAATTACATTTACAGTAAATACTTCAAATAATACGCCTCTATCACAATATCCTATTACTTTTACTGGTACAGTAGGAAGTTTAGTACGTAGTCAAATGGCTATATTAGAAGTAACTTCTAACGCTCCAGACTTTACACTTTCATTAACTCCTAGCACAACAACTTTAATGGCTGGTGCTTCAGCAGATTTTACAGCTAGAGTATTACCTATTCGTGGTTTTGCTGAACCTGTAATGCTTCAAACTTCTATTAGTCCTAGCACAAATGATCTAACTATTTCTCCTCAAACAGCAGTTGCAAGCCCTAATAGCAATACTACATTTAACCTTAAAGCTTCTAATATTGCTTCTGGTAATTTTACTCTAACAATTACTGCTACATCAGGCCAAATTGTACGTACTGCAACAACAAATTTTAATGTTTTGCTACCAGACTTTCAGATTAGCTTTAACCCTTCACAAATAAATATTACACGTGGTCAATCTGGTCAATTTAATGTCAATATAACTCGTAGCGGCGGTTTTACAGGTAATGTAACAGTTAATCCTGATGCAACACTGCTAAAAGCATTAAAAATAAAAGTTATGCAGCCGTCACAAACAACTAGTGCTGCTAGTGTTAGCTTTAACTTTAAGGTAAAAAATAAAGCTCCACTAGGTCGCCAACAGTTAAGCTTTACTGGTAGAGATGAGCTAGGAAATGTGCGAACAGGTATACTTACCTTAGTAATTCAGTAA
- a CDS encoding TonB-dependent receptor, which yields MLKLISFLKLTSLFQLTKISFLLCFLLACTSVAFGQASSSTAELRGQVTDSTGAVIAGASVVLKDTTKDTTRNTTTDANGNFIFLAILPSTYDVTVEAVEGFAESTQTIVLTVGAQSSLLFKLSAGSNVEEIIVVEGNNAVIETDRTQQSTVIDARQITNLPIGRRNYIDYAQLTPGVIDSDNIADASDFRVAQTPQSGLSFGGNNGRGNYVAVDGSETNTTSGAVLPTVSQEAVQEFQVLRNSYSAEFGGAAGGIISIVSKSGTNNFHGGAFGYFRDETLDARNVFDFAPGDKSPFNRKQYGGSLGGPLVKGNTFFFGAFERFEEDQTTFVNLLNDPNIFNITPSQTALFNFLDGSFFSAVSTGLRNALTTTSTLYPRTVSLFRNASGQFPFESNQTNFSARVDRTFSSNDSGYLRVNLNDSVFENQASGALTAVSRGRKLDSFNGNISLSENHLFSPSIVNELKLQYTYFRFEVVPNEQIGPEINIEGFGNFGRDIFLPSKTYERHYDIVDNLSIVKGNHTFKFGGSMLATSVDAFNETFGGGRFNFGANIPLANIIAANPQLGPNVLNAISGFLTANNPALLPSLATPINALQAFNLNLPIVYQQGFGDPSDGGNVFRYAFYGQDTWKIRPNFTLNYGLRYSIDDQALNIPTDKNDIQPRVGFSWDPFSDGKTIIRAGAGIFNGAVIYSIANVTSELAGFGDPTEINIVLATATSGALGLPSSFAVYQSLLARGILGVRPITAADLAPFGISPGPGRPLEVRFRLGPNYRTPTTYQASFGIERNLGKGFSLELSYLFTRGQNITRPRDINQFKATGPVNPITGQATFIRFPTPTQVAAGLTSDFRNPLRFQDNVYESTAKSFYNAFTIAVQRRFVNNFSLNAHYTFSKSIDEVTDFNSDFAAQNPLNLSADRALSSFDQRHRAVISGIFSSPVKGTSLTAKLLKDFQFAPIFTAGSGRPFNLLLGFDANGDGRSQSDRPGSVGRNTGRGEEFYSFDARLARRINVRESVYFELTFEAFNLFNRTNFAGINNIIGTTRLTTFDARGDNTKSPTQPLGFTSAAAKRQLQLGVRFTF from the coding sequence TTGTTAAAATTAATTTCTTTTCTAAAGTTAACTTCTTTGTTTCAACTAACAAAGATTTCTTTTCTTTTATGTTTTTTATTAGCCTGTACTTCTGTTGCTTTTGGACAAGCTTCTAGCTCCACGGCTGAACTGCGTGGACAAGTTACAGATTCAACAGGTGCTGTAATTGCTGGTGCTAGTGTAGTTCTTAAAGACACAACCAAAGATACAACTCGAAATACAACAACAGATGCTAATGGCAACTTTATTTTTTTAGCCATTTTACCAAGCACTTATGATGTTACTGTTGAAGCTGTAGAGGGTTTTGCAGAAAGTACACAAACAATTGTTCTTACTGTAGGTGCGCAATCTAGTCTTCTTTTTAAGTTAAGTGCTGGTTCTAATGTTGAAGAAATTATTGTTGTTGAAGGCAATAATGCTGTTATAGAAACAGATAGAACTCAACAATCTACAGTGATTGATGCTAGACAAATTACTAATCTTCCAATTGGACGACGTAATTATATTGATTATGCACAGCTTACACCAGGTGTTATAGACTCAGATAATATTGCTGATGCTTCAGATTTTCGCGTAGCACAAACACCACAATCTGGACTTTCATTTGGAGGTAATAATGGTCGTGGAAATTATGTAGCGGTTGATGGTTCGGAAACAAATACTACTAGCGGTGCTGTATTACCAACCGTTAGCCAAGAAGCAGTTCAAGAATTTCAAGTTCTGCGTAATAGCTATAGTGCAGAGTTTGGCGGTGCTGCTGGAGGCATAATTAGCATTGTTTCAAAATCGGGTACAAATAACTTTCATGGCGGTGCTTTTGGATATTTTCGAGATGAGACATTAGATGCACGTAATGTTTTTGACTTTGCGCCTGGGGATAAATCTCCTTTTAATCGTAAGCAATATGGAGGTTCATTAGGCGGGCCTTTAGTAAAAGGTAATACTTTCTTTTTTGGAGCTTTTGAAAGGTTTGAGGAAGATCAAACTACTTTTGTAAATCTTCTCAATGATCCTAATATTTTTAATATTACCCCATCACAAACAGCATTATTTAATTTTCTTGATGGAAGTTTTTTTAGTGCGGTTTCAACAGGCTTACGAAATGCTCTTACTACTACATCAACACTTTACCCAAGAACAGTAAGTCTTTTCCGCAATGCTAGCGGACAGTTTCCTTTTGAATCAAATCAAACTAATTTTTCAGCAAGAGTTGACCGAACTTTCAGTAGTAACGATAGTGGTTATTTACGGGTCAACTTAAATGATTCTGTTTTTGAAAACCAAGCAAGTGGCGCACTTACAGCAGTTTCTAGAGGTAGAAAACTAGATAGTTTTAATGGAAATATTTCTTTATCAGAAAATCATCTTTTTAGCCCATCTATTGTTAATGAGTTAAAGTTACAATATACCTATTTTCGCTTTGAAGTAGTACCAAATGAGCAAATAGGCCCTGAAATTAATATTGAAGGTTTTGGTAACTTTGGGAGAGATATTTTTCTTCCTTCAAAAACCTATGAACGCCACTATGATATTGTAGACAATCTTTCAATAGTTAAAGGTAATCATACATTTAAGTTTGGCGGTTCAATGCTAGCTACATCAGTAGACGCTTTTAACGAAACTTTTGGAGGCGGACGCTTTAATTTTGGTGCAAATATTCCATTAGCGAATATTATTGCTGCTAATCCACAATTAGGGCCAAATGTGCTTAATGCTATAAGTGGATTTCTTACAGCAAATAACCCTGCCTTACTTCCAAGCCTAGCAACTCCAATTAATGCACTACAAGCTTTTAACTTAAATTTACCAATAGTTTATCAACAAGGTTTTGGCGACCCATCAGACGGAGGTAATGTCTTTCGCTATGCTTTTTATGGTCAAGACACTTGGAAAATTAGACCGAATTTTACCTTAAACTATGGTTTGCGTTATTCAATAGATGATCAAGCACTTAATATTCCAACAGATAAAAATGATATTCAACCAAGAGTTGGATTTTCCTGGGATCCATTTTCTGATGGTAAAACTATCATTCGAGCCGGAGCAGGAATTTTTAACGGAGCAGTTATTTATTCAATAGCTAATGTAACTTCAGAACTAGCAGGTTTTGGAGATCCTACAGAAATTAATATTGTTTTGGCTACTGCAACTTCGGGTGCTTTAGGGCTTCCTTCTTCATTTGCAGTTTACCAAAGTTTATTAGCACGTGGGATTTTAGGCGTAAGACCTATTACAGCAGCCGATCTAGCTCCATTTGGAATTAGTCCGGGCCCGGGCCGTCCTTTAGAAGTCCGTTTTCGACTTGGGCCAAATTACAGAACACCAACTACTTATCAAGCAAGTTTTGGTATTGAAAGAAACCTAGGAAAAGGATTTTCACTTGAACTTAGCTATTTATTTACTCGAGGACAAAATATTACACGTCCACGAGACATAAATCAGTTTAAGGCTACAGGCCCAGTTAATCCAATCACTGGACAAGCTACTTTTATTCGTTTTCCAACCCCAACACAAGTTGCAGCAGGCTTAACTAGTGATTTTCGCAATCCCTTACGTTTTCAAGATAATGTATATGAATCTACAGCTAAATCTTTTTACAATGCCTTTACAATTGCTGTACAACGTCGCTTTGTTAACAATTTTAGCTTAAATGCTCACTATACATTTTCAAAATCAATAGATGAAGTAACAGATTTTAATAGTGATTTTGCGGCACAAAATCCACTTAACTTATCTGCTGATCGTGCATTATCTTCTTTTGATCAACGTCATCGCGCTGTTATTAGTGGTATTTTTTCTAGCCCAGTTAAAGGAACTTCTTTAACTGCAAAATTGCTCAAAGATTTCCAATTTGCTCCTATATTTACGGCTGGTTCAGGTCGTCCATTTAATCTATTACTTGGCTTTGATGCTAATGGAGACGGTCGTTCTCAATCTGATAGACCAGGCTCAGTAGGGCGCAATACAGGCCGAGGTGAAGAGTTTTATAGTTTTGATGCTAGACTTGCACGCCGTATTAATGTTAGAGAAAGTGTTTATTTTGAATTAACTTTTGAAGCCTTCAATCTTTTTAACCGCACTAACTTTGCAGGTATCAATAACATTATTGGAACAACTAGACTTACAACTTTTGACGCAAGAGGCGATAATACTAAATCACCTACTCAACCTCTTGGCTTTACTTCAGCCGCAGCAAAACGCCAATTACAATTAGGTGTTCGCTTTACCTTCTAG